In Chromobacterium rhizoryzae, one genomic interval encodes:
- a CDS encoding methyltransferase domain-containing protein has translation MTEFWDVRYRDGVTPWEGARLSPEALAFFQAQPASRILLPGCGSAGDLPLLLDCGHQVLAVDFSAQAVEIARAQWPQAAAHIRQADFFAVEETPSFDMVFERAFLCALPPRLHARYAEKMARLLRPGGALLGVFFIADTPRGPPFGLGMPALSALLEPAFVLESCVPQAEGVPVFGGRECWMVWRRQHGNGDL, from the coding sequence TTGACCGAGTTTTGGGATGTGCGTTATCGCGACGGCGTGACGCCTTGGGAGGGCGCGCGGCTGAGTCCGGAGGCCCTGGCGTTTTTCCAAGCTCAGCCTGCCAGTCGAATCTTGCTGCCCGGTTGCGGCAGCGCCGGAGACTTGCCCCTGTTGCTGGACTGCGGCCATCAGGTGCTGGCCGTCGATTTCAGCGCGCAGGCGGTGGAGATCGCTCGCGCGCAGTGGCCGCAGGCGGCCGCCCATATCCGGCAGGCGGACTTTTTCGCCGTCGAGGAAACGCCGTCTTTCGACATGGTGTTCGAGCGGGCCTTTCTCTGCGCGTTGCCGCCCCGCCTGCATGCCCGCTATGCGGAAAAGATGGCGCGCTTGTTGCGCCCCGGCGGCGCGCTGCTTGGAGTGTTCTTTATTGCGGACACGCCGCGCGGCCCGCCGTTCGGCTTGGGCATGCCGGCCTTGAGCGCTTTGCTGGAGCCGGCTTTCGTGTTGGAGAGCTGCGTGCCGCAGGCGGAGGGCGTACCGGTGTTTGGCGGTCGGGAGTGCTGGATGGTGTGGAGAAGGCAACACGGAAACGGGGATTTGTAA
- a CDS encoding methyl-accepting chemotaxis protein yields the protein MQWFWRVYTLVEKTFWDTLTKKLCSFFFISVFQLGMVAYVYYVLENIRSSLKGQVASPQVLAGIESSIDGALFWTMALWVVSIAFIAFMVWYLRFLIVRPLKMIIRIFNEIGAGEGDLSRDIPTITHDEIRELSLSYNRFLLKMREIISNVRLMTVRIAMDSARTRKNVVESLEGARKQDQLATQVRAASDQSTEGVGQVTEQTQAISSTTLANLDVARESYAELKSVAESIYGINQKVGHFNHTVDDLSQRSSSIKTIVDLIKDVSDQTNLLALNAAIEAARAGESGRGFAVVADEVRKLAERVKKATDEISHNIDGMLGLVSETQVETAQITEDTKSAREIVSKASDHFSKMMGDFETTASSLSQIAATMSEFVASNGQVNLHVAEIHELGHQVTDRLNHTEDSATKLSGAAEQVQQLVARFILGEGEFDQIMQTAREARDELQTMMAAQLAAGVTLFDQNYQPIAGAKPAKFRTQYDAKLEKLMQPVYDRAAKSVPGGVFCLAVDTNGYAPTHNSWYSQPLSGDAAKDLINSRDKRKFADAAGLRAARSTQSFLLQTYTRDTGEVLSEVVLPIMLSGKHWGGFRLGFNPEQLLEALGRGAART from the coding sequence ATGCAGTGGTTCTGGCGCGTGTATACCCTGGTGGAAAAGACTTTCTGGGATACGTTGACCAAGAAATTGTGCAGTTTCTTTTTCATCAGCGTGTTTCAGCTGGGCATGGTGGCTTATGTCTATTATGTGCTGGAAAACATACGGAGTTCGCTGAAAGGGCAGGTCGCTTCGCCCCAGGTGTTGGCCGGTATCGAGTCCAGCATCGACGGCGCGCTGTTTTGGACGATGGCGCTGTGGGTGGTCAGCATCGCTTTCATCGCCTTCATGGTCTGGTATCTGCGCTTCCTCATCGTCAGACCGCTGAAAATGATTATCCGGATTTTCAATGAAATCGGCGCCGGCGAGGGGGATCTGTCCAGAGACATTCCCACCATCACTCATGACGAAATCCGCGAATTGTCGCTGTCGTATAACCGTTTCCTGCTGAAAATGCGCGAGATCATCAGCAATGTGCGGCTGATGACGGTGCGGATCGCGATGGATTCGGCGCGCACCCGCAAGAACGTGGTCGAATCACTGGAGGGCGCGCGCAAGCAGGATCAGCTGGCGACGCAGGTCCGGGCCGCCAGCGATCAGAGCACCGAGGGCGTGGGCCAGGTCACCGAGCAAACCCAGGCGATCTCGTCCACCACGCTGGCCAATCTGGATGTGGCGCGGGAATCCTACGCCGAACTCAAATCCGTGGCGGAGAGCATCTACGGCATCAACCAGAAAGTGGGGCATTTCAATCACACGGTGGATGATCTGAGTCAGCGCTCCTCCAGCATCAAGACCATTGTCGATCTGATCAAGGACGTGTCGGACCAGACCAATCTGCTGGCCTTGAACGCCGCGATAGAGGCGGCGCGGGCCGGCGAGAGCGGACGCGGTTTCGCCGTGGTGGCCGATGAGGTGCGCAAACTGGCCGAGCGGGTCAAAAAGGCCACCGACGAGATTTCGCATAATATCGACGGCATGTTGGGGCTGGTGTCGGAAACCCAGGTGGAAACCGCGCAGATCACCGAGGACACCAAGTCGGCGCGGGAGATCGTCTCCAAGGCGTCCGACCATTTCAGCAAGATGATGGGAGACTTCGAAACCACGGCGAGCAGTCTCAGCCAGATCGCCGCCACCATGTCGGAGTTCGTCGCCTCCAATGGCCAGGTCAATCTGCATGTGGCGGAAATCCACGAACTGGGCCATCAGGTGACGGACCGTCTGAACCATACCGAAGACTCGGCCACCAAATTATCCGGCGCGGCGGAGCAGGTGCAGCAACTGGTGGCGCGCTTCATTCTGGGCGAGGGCGAGTTCGACCAGATCATGCAAACGGCCCGCGAGGCGCGGGATGAATTGCAAACCATGATGGCCGCGCAACTGGCCGCGGGCGTGACGCTGTTCGATCAGAATTACCAGCCCATCGCCGGCGCCAAGCCGGCCAAGTTCCGCACTCAGTACGATGCCAAGCTGGAAAAACTGATGCAGCCGGTGTACGACCGCGCCGCCAAGTCCGTGCCCGGCGGCGTGTTCTGCCTGGCGGTGGACACCAACGGCTACGCGCCGACCCACAATAGCTGGTATAGCCAGCCCTTGAGCGGAGATGCGGCCAAGGACCTGATCAACAGCCGCGACAAGCGCAAATTCGCCGATGCCGCCGGTTTGCGGGCCGCGCGCAGCACGCAGTCTTTCCTGCTGCAGACGTATACCCGCGACACCGGGGAGGTGCTGTCGGAAGTGGTGCTGCCCATCATGTTGTCCGGCAAGCATTGGGGCGGCTTTCGCCTGGGCTTCAACCCGGAGCAGCTGTTGGAGGCGCTTGGGCGCGGAGCCGCTCGGACTTGA